In Streptomyces sp. P3, one DNA window encodes the following:
- a CDS encoding ROK family glucokinase, which yields MSTYGNFSAPIGSRRAPALRTVGTRERRSLLTAPRVPTVGIDIGGTKVMAGVVDADGNILEKVRTETPDKSKSPKVVEDTIVELVLDLSDRHDVHAVGVGAAGWVDADRNRVLFAPHLSWRNEPLRDRLSGRLAVPVLVDNDANTAAWAEWRFGAGRGEDHLVMITLGTGIGGAILEDGQVKRGKYGVAGEFGHMQVVPGGHRCPCGNRGCWEQYSSGNALVREAKELAAADSPVAYGIIEHVKGQIGDISGPMITELAREGDAMCIELLQDIGQWLGVGIANLAAALDPSCFVIGGGVSAADDLLISPARDAFKRQLTGRGYRPEARIVRAQLGPEAGMVGAADLARLVARRFRRAKRRRVERYERFERFTEAARRNQDTA from the coding sequence ATGAGCACCTACGGCAACTTCAGCGCCCCCATCGGCTCCCGTCGCGCCCCCGCACTCCGCACGGTGGGCACCAGGGAGCGCCGCTCGCTCCTGACCGCGCCACGGGTGCCCACCGTGGGCATCGACATCGGCGGCACCAAGGTGATGGCGGGCGTCGTCGACGCCGACGGCAACATCCTGGAGAAGGTCCGCACCGAGACGCCGGACAAGTCGAAGAGCCCGAAGGTCGTCGAGGACACCATCGTCGAACTGGTCCTCGACCTGTCCGACCGCCACGACGTGCACGCCGTGGGCGTCGGCGCGGCGGGCTGGGTCGACGCCGACCGCAACCGTGTGCTGTTCGCGCCTCATCTGTCCTGGCGCAACGAACCCCTCAGGGACCGCCTCTCCGGCCGTCTCGCGGTGCCCGTCCTCGTCGACAACGACGCCAACACCGCCGCCTGGGCGGAGTGGCGCTTCGGCGCGGGCCGAGGCGAGGACCACCTCGTCATGATCACCCTCGGTACCGGAATCGGCGGCGCGATCCTCGAGGACGGCCAGGTCAAGCGCGGCAAGTACGGCGTCGCCGGCGAGTTCGGCCATATGCAGGTGGTGCCCGGCGGCCATCGCTGCCCGTGCGGCAACCGCGGCTGCTGGGAGCAGTACAGCTCGGGCAACGCCCTGGTCAGGGAGGCCAAGGAGCTGGCCGCCGCCGACTCGCCGGTGGCCTACGGGATCATCGAGCACGTCAAGGGGCAGATCGGGGACATCAGCGGCCCCATGATCACCGAGCTGGCCCGCGAGGGCGACGCCATGTGCATCGAGCTGCTCCAGGACATCGGCCAGTGGCTGGGCGTCGGCATCGCCAACCTCGCCGCCGCCCTCGACCCCTCCTGCTTCGTGATCGGCGGTGGCGTCTCGGCCGCCGACGACCTGCTGATCAGCCCCGCGCGCGACGCGTTCAAGCGCCAGCTCACCGGTCGTGGCTACCGTCCCGAGGCCCGGATAGTGCGCGCCCAGCTCGGCCCCGAGGCGGGCATGGTCGGCGCCGCGGACCTGGCCCGTCTGGTGGCGCGCCGCTTCCGGCGCGCCAAGCGCCGCCGCGTGGAGCGCTACGAGCGCTTCGAACGGTTCACGGAGGCGGCCCGCCGCAACCAGGACACGGCGTGA
- a CDS encoding Gfo/Idh/MocA family oxidoreductase yields the protein MRIGVIGTGRIGTIHANTLSRHREVGSLILTDADPARAQELALRLGETAAPGVDEIFRWGVDAVVITTVTSAHAELIGRAARSGLPVFCEKPIALDLAGTLQAIAEVENAGTILQMGFQRRFDAGYTGAREAVRSGRLGRLHTVRALTSDESAPPAAWLPVSGGIYRDALIHDFDCLRWVTGREVADVYAAGSDAGPAMFREAGDVDTAAAVLTLDDGTLATATATRLNGAGYDVRMELAGELDQIVVGLDDRTPIASTEPTGPPAADKPWTGFLERFEPAYTAELNAFVDVVRGDRANPCDGREALQALRIAEACEVSRRERRAVRLAEIPASLGTA from the coding sequence ATGCGCATCGGGGTCATCGGGACGGGCCGCATCGGCACCATTCATGCGAACACACTCAGCCGTCACCGCGAGGTCGGATCCCTCATCCTGACGGACGCCGACCCCGCGCGGGCTCAGGAGCTCGCGCTGCGGCTGGGCGAGACGGCCGCTCCCGGGGTGGACGAGATCTTCCGCTGGGGCGTGGACGCCGTGGTCATCACGACGGTCACGTCGGCCCACGCCGAACTGATCGGTCGGGCAGCGCGCTCCGGACTGCCGGTCTTCTGCGAGAAGCCGATCGCCCTGGACCTGGCGGGGACCTTACAGGCGATAGCCGAGGTCGAGAACGCCGGAACGATCCTTCAGATGGGTTTCCAGCGCCGCTTCGACGCGGGGTACACGGGGGCCCGGGAGGCGGTGCGCTCGGGGCGGCTCGGACGGCTGCACACGGTGCGGGCGCTGACCTCCGACGAGTCGGCGCCACCGGCCGCCTGGCTGCCGGTGTCCGGCGGGATCTACCGGGACGCGCTCATCCACGACTTCGACTGCCTGCGCTGGGTGACCGGGCGCGAGGTGGCGGACGTGTACGCGGCAGGGTCCGACGCCGGTCCCGCGATGTTCCGCGAGGCGGGGGACGTGGACACGGCGGCCGCGGTCCTCACCCTCGACGACGGCACCCTCGCCACCGCGACGGCGACCCGGCTGAACGGGGCGGGTTACGACGTCCGCATGGAGCTGGCCGGGGAGCTGGACCAGATCGTCGTGGGCCTGGACGACCGCACGCCGATCGCGTCCACCGAGCCCACCGGTCCACCGGCCGCGGACAAGCCGTGGACGGGATTCCTGGAACGCTTCGAACCCGCCTACACGGCGGAGCTGAACGCCTTCGTCGACGTCGTCCGCGGGGACCGCGCCAACCCCTGCGACGGCCGCGAGGCGCTGCAGGCCCTGCGTATCGCCGAGGCCTGCGAGGTGTCCCGCCGAGAACGCCGGGCGGTACGGCTCGCGGAGATCCCGGCGTCCCTCGGGACGGCGTGA
- a CDS encoding HipA family kinase, which produces MLRQVTAVRYVNPLRSGGSVPGVVEADDLGTYVVKFTGSAQGRKALVAEVIVGELARALGLRFPELVLVHFDPALAAHEPHQEVRDLLDASHGVNLGMDMLPGAQDFTPQVAESFAVDPLEAGRIVWLDALTVNVDRTVHSSNLMVWPTFGTVPPRLWLIDHGAALVFHHRWDASAPDRAYDFRHHALGHYAPDTRAADAELAPRVTEELLRAIVAEVPDAWLAGEEGFATPDAVREAYVRYLHARAAASAAWLPTGFPSREERAAEEARRAEKTRQGRPSWLKQVPDLHGEPAAEQDWSVHLG; this is translated from the coding sequence GTGCTGCGCCAAGTGACCGCCGTCCGATACGTCAACCCGCTGAGGTCGGGCGGCTCCGTGCCCGGTGTCGTCGAGGCCGACGACCTCGGCACCTACGTCGTGAAGTTCACCGGTTCCGCGCAGGGCCGCAAGGCGCTGGTCGCCGAGGTGATCGTCGGCGAGCTGGCGCGCGCGCTCGGACTGCGCTTCCCCGAGCTGGTCCTGGTGCACTTCGACCCGGCGCTCGCGGCGCACGAACCGCACCAGGAGGTGCGCGACCTCCTCGACGCCAGCCACGGCGTCAACCTCGGCATGGACATGCTGCCGGGAGCGCAGGACTTCACCCCGCAGGTCGCCGAGTCCTTCGCCGTGGACCCGCTGGAGGCCGGCCGGATCGTCTGGCTCGACGCCCTCACCGTCAACGTCGACCGTACGGTCCACAGTTCCAACCTGATGGTGTGGCCCACGTTCGGGACCGTGCCGCCGCGGCTGTGGCTGATCGACCACGGGGCCGCCCTCGTCTTCCACCACCGCTGGGACGCGTCGGCACCGGACCGGGCCTACGACTTCCGCCACCACGCCCTCGGCCACTACGCCCCCGACACCCGCGCGGCCGACGCCGAGCTCGCCCCCCGGGTCACCGAGGAGCTGCTGCGCGCGATCGTGGCGGAAGTCCCGGACGCCTGGCTGGCCGGCGAGGAGGGCTTCGCGACGCCGGACGCCGTCCGGGAGGCGTACGTGCGCTACCTCCACGCGCGCGCGGCGGCCTCCGCGGCCTGGCTGCCCACCGGCTTCCCCAGCCGGGAGGAACGCGCGGCCGAGGAGGCCCGTCGCGCGGAGAAGACCCGGCAGGGCCGCCCGAGTTGGCTCAAACAGGTCCCCGACCTGCACGGCGAGCCGGCGGCGGAACAGGATTGGTCGGTGCACCTCGGATGA
- a CDS encoding GntR family transcriptional regulator, whose amino-acid sequence MQLELRVDRSSPVPLYFQLAQQLEAAIEHGSLTPGSLLGNEIELAARLGLSRPTVRQAIQSLVDKGLLVRRRGVGTQVVHSQVKRPLELSSLYDDLEAAGQRPATTVLVNTVLPASAEVAAALGVAEGSDVHRVERLRLAHGEPMAYLCNHLPSGLLDLDTAQLQATGLYRLMRAAGITLHSARQSIGARAATVDEAERLAEEPGAPLLTMQRTTFDDTGRAVEFGDHIYRPTRYSFEFQLLVRP is encoded by the coding sequence GTGCAGCTGGAACTACGTGTGGACCGCAGTTCGCCGGTGCCCTTGTACTTCCAGCTCGCCCAGCAGCTGGAGGCCGCGATCGAGCACGGCTCGCTCACCCCCGGCAGCCTGCTGGGCAACGAGATCGAGCTCGCCGCACGGCTCGGCCTGTCCCGGCCCACCGTCCGCCAGGCGATCCAGTCGCTCGTGGACAAGGGGCTCCTGGTGCGCCGCCGGGGCGTCGGCACACAGGTCGTGCACAGCCAGGTCAAACGCCCGCTGGAGCTCAGCAGCCTCTACGACGACCTGGAGGCGGCCGGGCAGCGTCCGGCGACGACGGTCCTGGTCAACACCGTGCTGCCGGCGTCCGCCGAGGTGGCGGCCGCGCTCGGGGTGGCCGAGGGCAGTGACGTCCACCGGGTGGAACGGCTGCGGCTGGCGCACGGCGAGCCGATGGCGTACCTGTGCAACCACCTGCCCTCCGGCCTGCTCGACCTCGACACCGCACAGCTGCAGGCCACCGGCCTGTACCGCCTGATGCGGGCCGCCGGGATCACCCTGCACAGCGCCCGCCAGTCCATCGGCGCCCGCGCCGCCACCGTGGACGAGGCGGAGCGGCTCGCCGAGGAGCCGGGCGCCCCGCTGCTGACCATGCAGCGCACCACCTTCGACGACACCGGCCGCGCGGTGGAGTTCGGCGACCACATCTACCGCCCGACCCGCTACTCCTTCGAGTTCCAGCTGCTCGTGCGCCCCTGA
- a CDS encoding IclR family transcriptional regulator, with translation MPTSSASTTDSARSAGGGVQSLERAFDLLERMADAGGEVGLSELSASSGLPLPTIHRLMRTLVACGYVRQQSNRRYALGPRLIRLGESASRLLGTWARPHLARLVEETGETANMALLDGDEIVYVAQVPSKHSMRMFTEVGRRVLPHSTGVGKALLAGFPDDEVRALLARTGMPAATDKTITTPEGFLAALADVRQAGFAVDDNEQEIGVRCLAVSVPDSPTAAAVSISGPAGRVTEEATAKIVPVLQQVAAQLSQALTSSGNGIG, from the coding sequence GTGCCGACGTCGAGCGCCAGCACCACCGACTCCGCCAGGTCCGCCGGCGGAGGGGTCCAGTCCCTCGAGCGCGCCTTCGATCTGCTCGAGCGGATGGCCGACGCGGGCGGCGAGGTCGGCCTGAGCGAGCTGTCCGCGAGCAGCGGGCTTCCGCTGCCCACCATCCACCGTCTGATGCGCACCCTGGTGGCCTGCGGCTACGTCCGCCAGCAGTCCAACCGCCGCTATGCGCTGGGCCCTCGGCTGATCCGGCTGGGCGAGTCGGCATCCCGGCTGCTGGGCACCTGGGCCCGCCCCCACCTGGCCCGCCTGGTCGAGGAGACCGGCGAGACGGCGAACATGGCGCTGCTCGACGGCGACGAGATCGTGTACGTGGCGCAGGTGCCGTCCAAGCACTCGATGCGGATGTTCACCGAGGTCGGGCGCCGGGTCCTGCCGCACTCCACGGGCGTCGGCAAGGCCCTGCTGGCCGGCTTCCCCGACGACGAGGTGCGCGCCCTGCTCGCCCGCACGGGCATGCCCGCCGCCACGGACAAGACGATCACCACGCCGGAGGGCTTCCTCGCGGCGCTGGCGGACGTACGGCAGGCCGGGTTCGCCGTCGACGACAACGAACAGGAGATCGGCGTCCGCTGCCTGGCGGTGTCGGTGCCCGACTCCCCCACCGCCGCGGCCGTCTCCATCTCCGGCCCGGCGGGCCGCGTCACGGAGGAGGCCACGGCGAAGATCGTGCCGGTGCTCCAGCAGGTGGCGGCGCAGCTGTCACAGGCGCTGACCAGCTCGGGCAACGGAATCGGCTGA
- a CDS encoding DUF5955 family protein — protein MLRSLGQRAVTGSDEDPRVAELRTTVSRLRRELAAHPADFPDRVIAEDELAALAAMAAHGTPEVPRLRRSLLLIAGAIGSVSALARSLSDVRGAVELFGQGPRR, from the coding sequence GTGTTGCGGAGCTTGGGGCAGAGGGCAGTGACCGGCAGCGACGAGGATCCGAGGGTGGCGGAACTGCGGACCACGGTGTCCCGGCTCCGCCGCGAACTCGCCGCGCATCCGGCGGACTTCCCGGACCGGGTCATCGCCGAGGACGAACTCGCCGCGCTCGCCGCGATGGCGGCCCACGGCACCCCGGAGGTCCCCCGGTTACGCCGCTCCCTGCTGCTGATCGCCGGCGCCATCGGCTCGGTGAGCGCCCTGGCCCGCAGCCTGTCCGACGTGCGCGGCGCCGTGGAGCTCTTCGGGCAGGGCCCGCGCCGCTGA
- the allB gene encoding allantoinase AllB, whose product MSEAELVLRSRRVITPEGMRPAAVAVAGGAIAAVLPYDAPVPGGARLEDFGDDVLLPGLVDTHVHVNDPGRTHWEGFWTATRAAAAGGITTLVDMPLNSLPPTTTVEHLRVKREVAADKAHIDVGFWGGSLPDNVEDLRPLHDNGVLGFKAFLSPSGVDEFPHLDRDALARSLAEIAGFGGLLIVHAEDPHHLDAAPQRGGPRYADFLASRPRGAEDTAVAHLVDQARRLDARVHVLHLSSSDALPLIAAAKADGVRITAETCPHYLTLTAEEVPDGASEFKCCPPIREAANQDLLWQALADGTIDCVVTDHSPSTADLKTDDFATAWGGISGLQLSLPAVWTEARRRGHGLEDVVRWMSTRTAALVGLDRKGAIEAGRDADFAVLAPDETFTVDPAALQHRNRVTAYSGRTLHGVVKSTWLRGERIVAGGEFTEPKGRLLTRSP is encoded by the coding sequence GTGTCCGAGGCCGAACTGGTGCTGCGCTCGAGGCGCGTCATCACCCCCGAGGGGATGCGCCCCGCAGCGGTCGCGGTGGCGGGCGGCGCGATCGCGGCCGTCCTGCCGTACGACGCCCCCGTTCCCGGGGGTGCCCGCCTGGAGGACTTCGGCGACGACGTCCTGCTGCCCGGCCTGGTCGACACGCACGTGCATGTCAACGATCCCGGCCGCACCCACTGGGAGGGCTTTTGGACCGCCACCCGCGCGGCGGCCGCCGGCGGCATCACCACCCTCGTCGACATGCCCCTGAACTCCCTGCCGCCGACCACGACGGTCGAACACCTCCGCGTCAAGCGGGAGGTCGCCGCGGACAAGGCGCACATCGACGTCGGCTTCTGGGGCGGCTCCCTGCCCGACAACGTCGAGGACCTGCGGCCCCTGCACGACAACGGGGTCCTCGGCTTCAAGGCGTTCCTCTCCCCGTCGGGCGTGGACGAGTTCCCGCACCTCGACAGGGACGCCCTGGCCCGCTCCCTGGCCGAGATCGCCGGCTTCGGCGGCCTGCTGATCGTGCACGCCGAGGACCCGCACCACCTGGACGCGGCCCCGCAGCGGGGCGGTCCCCGGTACGCCGACTTCCTCGCCAGCCGCCCGCGCGGCGCCGAGGACACCGCCGTCGCGCACCTCGTCGACCAGGCCCGGCGGCTCGACGCGCGCGTGCACGTCCTGCACCTCTCCTCCAGCGACGCGCTCCCGCTGATCGCCGCCGCCAAGGCCGACGGCGTCCGGATCACCGCCGAGACCTGCCCGCACTACCTGACCCTGACCGCCGAGGAAGTGCCGGACGGGGCCAGCGAGTTCAAGTGCTGCCCGCCCATCCGCGAAGCCGCCAACCAGGACCTGCTGTGGCAGGCCCTCGCCGACGGAACGATCGACTGCGTGGTCACCGACCACTCGCCGTCCACGGCCGACCTGAAGACCGACGACTTCGCCACCGCGTGGGGCGGCATCTCCGGCCTCCAGCTCAGCCTCCCGGCGGTCTGGACCGAGGCCCGCCGACGGGGCCACGGTCTCGAGGACGTCGTGCGGTGGATGTCCACGCGCACCGCCGCCCTCGTGGGCCTCGACCGCAAGGGCGCGATCGAGGCGGGCCGCGACGCCGACTTCGCCGTCCTCGCCCCCGACGAGACCTTCACCGTCGACCCGGCGGCGCTCCAGCACCGCAACCGCGTCACGGCGTACTCCGGCCGGACCCTCCACGGCGTCGTGAAGTCCACCTGGCTGCGGGGCGAACGCATCGTCGCCGGCGGCGAGTTCACCGAGCCGAAGGGCCGACTGCTCACCCGCAGCCCCTGA
- a CDS encoding sugar kinase: MSAPLPRQAASFGEPPHPPEDRRHMIRRRALTLLIIVLLIGVPAGYLVISANQSRSSGKDKEAKYSATGLTEGWPSKVQRRLYQVPVPHPANKVAYYETNNWKTSRLYVQFQTTHAGLDQFLAEIGVGRDDLKKGDIAISDRDQEITGWKFSGPGSRPGDDFGIVLERKNPQPTLDIVVNTGNAVFPFVYVVSRTVP; this comes from the coding sequence ATGAGCGCACCGCTGCCCCGCCAGGCCGCGTCCTTTGGCGAGCCGCCCCACCCGCCGGAGGACCGCCGGCACATGATCCGCCGCAGGGCGCTCACCCTGCTGATCATCGTGCTGCTCATCGGCGTCCCGGCCGGCTACCTGGTGATCTCCGCCAACCAGAGCCGCAGCAGCGGCAAGGACAAGGAGGCGAAGTACTCGGCGACCGGGCTCACCGAGGGCTGGCCCTCGAAGGTGCAGCGCCGTCTGTACCAGGTGCCGGTCCCGCACCCGGCCAACAAGGTCGCCTACTACGAGACCAACAACTGGAAGACCAGCCGGCTCTATGTGCAGTTCCAGACCACGCACGCCGGCCTCGACCAGTTCCTCGCGGAGATCGGCGTGGGCCGTGACGACCTGAAGAAGGGTGACATCGCCATCAGCGACCGCGACCAGGAGATCACCGGCTGGAAGTTCAGCGGCCCCGGCTCGCGTCCGGGGGACGACTTCGGCATCGTCCTCGAGCGGAAGAACCCGCAGCCCACGCTGGACATCGTCGTGAACACCGGAAACGCGGTCTTCCCGTTCGTGTACGTCGTCTCCCGCACGGTCCCCTGA
- a CDS encoding NTP transferase domain-containing protein — translation MTHTRDESARSAESQVVGLILAAGGGRRLGGRPKALLEHRGRPLVEHAVRTLRTAGCTRVHVVLGAAADAVRERARLDGCVLVENPDWAQGMGTSLRAGLASLPRPAPPAGPPAVGARTGEGGARTGEGGAGSGEGDARAEEGGARAVLVLLVDQPGIGPQAVARVLAAYGGESSLVSAAYDGERGHPVLFGARHWAGVAATATGDRGARAYLGEHREALTLVECGDVARPFDIDTPEDLAHLE, via the coding sequence ATGACGCACACACGGGACGAGAGCGCGAGGAGCGCGGAGAGCCAGGTCGTGGGCCTGATCCTCGCGGCGGGCGGGGGACGAAGGCTCGGGGGGCGGCCCAAGGCACTGCTCGAACACCGGGGACGCCCGCTGGTGGAGCACGCGGTGCGCACGCTGCGCACGGCGGGCTGCACCCGCGTGCACGTGGTGCTCGGGGCCGCCGCCGACGCCGTACGGGAGCGGGCCCGGCTCGACGGGTGCGTGCTGGTGGAGAACCCCGACTGGGCGCAGGGGATGGGCACGTCCCTGCGCGCCGGGCTCGCCTCGCTGCCCCGCCCGGCCCCGCCGGCCGGCCCGCCGGCGGTCGGCGCGCGGACGGGGGAAGGCGGGGCGCGGACGGGGGAAGGCGGGGCGGGGAGCGGGGAAGGAGACGCGCGGGCCGAGGAGGGCGGCGCGCGGGCGGTGCTCGTCCTCCTCGTCGACCAGCCCGGCATCGGTCCGCAGGCGGTGGCGCGGGTGCTCGCGGCGTACGGGGGCGAGTCCTCGCTCGTGTCGGCCGCCTATGACGGCGAGCGCGGCCATCCGGTCCTGTTCGGCGCCCGCCACTGGGCGGGCGTCGCCGCGACCGCCACCGGCGACCGGGGGGCGCGCGCCTATCTCGGCGAGCACCGGGAGGCGCTGACGCTCGTCGAGTGCGGTGACGTGGCCCGGCCGTTCGACATCGACACCCCGGAGGATCTCGCGCACCTCGAATGA
- the aceB gene encoding malate synthase A yields the protein MSAPAPSPLAIVDAELLPRQEEVLTEPALAFVAELHRRFTPRRDELLARRAERRAEIARTCRLDFLPETAAIRADDSWRVAPSPAALDDRRVEITGPTDRKMTINALNSGARVWLADFEDASAPTWENVVLGQVNLADAYTRAIDFTDPASGKSYALKENSELATVVMRPRGWHLDERHLVDADHRAVPGALVDFGLYFFHNARRLLDLGKGPYFYLPKTESHLEARLWNDVFVFAQDHVGIPQGTVRATVLIETITAAYEMEEILYELRDHASGLNAGRWDYLFSIVKNFRDGGPRFVLPDRNAVTMTAPFMRAYTELLVRTCHRRGAHAIGGMAAFIPSRRDAEVNKVAFEKVKADKDREADDGFDGSWVAHPDLVPIAMASFDRVLGDRPNQKDRLREDVHVEAADLIAVDSLDARPTYPGLVNAVQVGIRYIEAWLRGMGAVAIFNLMEDAATAEISRSQIWQWINAGVEFENGEKATPELARKVAAEELAAIRDEIGEEAFAAGHWQQAHDLLLTVALDEDYADFLTLPAYEQLRG from the coding sequence ATGTCCGCACCAGCGCCGTCCCCGCTGGCCATCGTCGACGCCGAGCTCCTGCCGCGGCAGGAGGAGGTCCTCACCGAGCCGGCGCTCGCCTTCGTGGCCGAACTGCACCGGCGGTTCACACCTCGCCGCGACGAACTCCTCGCCCGCCGCGCGGAGCGCCGCGCCGAGATCGCCCGCACCTGCAGGCTCGACTTCCTCCCGGAGACCGCCGCGATCCGCGCGGACGACTCCTGGCGGGTGGCGCCCTCCCCCGCGGCCCTGGACGACCGCCGGGTCGAGATCACCGGCCCGACCGACCGCAAGATGACGATCAACGCCCTCAACTCCGGGGCCCGGGTCTGGCTCGCCGACTTCGAGGACGCCTCCGCGCCGACCTGGGAGAACGTCGTCCTCGGTCAGGTCAACCTGGCCGACGCCTACACCCGCGCCATCGACTTCACCGACCCGGCGTCCGGCAAGTCGTACGCCCTGAAGGAGAACAGCGAGCTCGCCACCGTCGTGATGCGGCCGCGCGGCTGGCACCTCGACGAGCGTCACCTCGTCGACGCCGACCACCGCGCCGTGCCCGGCGCCCTCGTCGACTTCGGCCTCTACTTCTTCCACAACGCCCGGCGCCTCCTCGACCTCGGCAAGGGCCCGTACTTCTACCTCCCGAAGACGGAGTCGCACCTGGAGGCCCGCCTCTGGAACGACGTGTTCGTCTTCGCGCAGGACCACGTCGGCATCCCGCAGGGCACCGTGCGCGCCACCGTGCTCATCGAGACGATCACGGCCGCCTACGAGATGGAGGAGATCCTCTACGAACTGCGCGACCACGCCTCGGGGCTGAACGCGGGCCGCTGGGACTACCTGTTCTCCATCGTCAAGAACTTCCGTGACGGCGGGCCCAGGTTCGTCCTGCCGGACCGCAACGCCGTGACGATGACCGCCCCGTTCATGCGCGCCTACACCGAGCTGCTCGTGCGCACCTGCCACCGGCGCGGCGCGCACGCCATCGGCGGCATGGCCGCGTTCATCCCCTCCCGTCGCGACGCCGAGGTCAACAAGGTCGCCTTCGAGAAGGTCAAGGCGGACAAGGACCGCGAGGCGGACGACGGGTTCGACGGCTCGTGGGTGGCCCACCCGGACCTGGTGCCGATCGCCATGGCGTCCTTCGACAGGGTCCTCGGCGACCGGCCGAACCAGAAGGACCGGCTGCGCGAGGACGTCCACGTCGAGGCCGCCGACCTGATCGCCGTCGACTCCCTCGACGCCCGGCCCACCTACCCGGGGCTGGTCAACGCCGTGCAGGTGGGCATCCGTTACATCGAGGCGTGGCTGCGCGGCATGGGCGCGGTGGCCATCTTCAACCTCATGGAGGACGCCGCGACCGCCGAGATCTCCCGCTCGCAGATCTGGCAGTGGATCAACGCCGGGGTGGAGTTCGAGAACGGCGAGAAGGCCACCCCCGAGCTGGCCCGCAAGGTCGCCGCCGAGGAACTGGCCGCGATCCGCGACGAGATCGGCGAGGAGGCCTTCGCGGCCGGCCACTGGCAGCAGGCGCACGACCTGCTGCTGACGGTCGCCCTCGACGAGGACTACGCGGACTTCCTCACCCTGCCGGCCTACGAGCAGCTCAGGGGCTGA
- the alc gene encoding allantoicase: MTATTRFTGDANPYGGGDPYADYRTADLPFTRYVDLADRRLGGAVVAANDEFFAERENLLLPGPAEFDPERFGHKGKIMDGWETRRRRGADADHPWPAADDHDWALVRLGAPGVIRGIVVDTAHFRGNHPQAVSVEGASVAGTPSPEELLGDDVKWTTLVPRTPVGGHAANGFPVATEQRFTHLRVNQHPDGGIARLRVHGEVVPDPGWLAVLGAFDVVALENGGRVEDASDRFYSPAVHTIQPGRSRKMDDGWETRRRRDRGHDWIRYRLAAQARIRALEIDTAYLKGNSAGWASVSVKDGDDGAWTEILPRTRLQPDTDHRFVLPEPAVGTHARVDIYPDGGISRLRLFGSLTEEGARRLTARHQELGG; encoded by the coding sequence GTGACGGCGACGACGAGATTCACCGGCGACGCGAACCCCTACGGAGGCGGCGACCCGTACGCGGACTACCGCACCGCCGACCTCCCCTTCACCCGGTACGTCGACCTCGCCGACCGGCGGCTCGGCGGTGCGGTCGTCGCCGCCAACGACGAGTTCTTCGCCGAGCGCGAGAACCTTCTGCTGCCCGGACCCGCCGAGTTCGACCCGGAGCGCTTCGGGCACAAGGGCAAGATCATGGACGGCTGGGAGACCCGCCGACGCCGCGGCGCCGACGCCGACCACCCGTGGCCGGCCGCCGACGACCACGACTGGGCGCTCGTCCGTCTCGGCGCGCCCGGCGTGATCCGGGGCATCGTCGTCGACACGGCCCACTTCCGCGGCAACCACCCGCAGGCGGTGTCGGTCGAGGGCGCGTCGGTGGCGGGCACGCCGTCGCCCGAGGAACTCCTCGGGGACGACGTGAAGTGGACGACGCTGGTCCCGCGCACGCCGGTCGGCGGCCACGCGGCGAACGGTTTCCCCGTGGCGACCGAGCAGCGCTTCACTCACCTGCGGGTCAACCAGCATCCCGACGGCGGCATCGCCCGCCTGCGGGTGCACGGCGAGGTCGTCCCCGACCCCGGGTGGCTGGCCGTGCTCGGTGCCTTCGACGTGGTCGCCCTGGAGAACGGCGGCCGGGTCGAGGACGCATCCGACCGCTTCTACTCGCCCGCGGTCCACACCATCCAGCCGGGCCGCTCCCGCAAGATGGACGACGGCTGGGAGACCCGCCGCCGCCGCGACCGGGGCCACGACTGGATCCGCTACCGGCTGGCCGCCCAGGCGCGGATCCGCGCGCTGGAGATCGACACGGCGTACCTGAAGGGCAACAGCGCCGGCTGGGCCTCGGTGTCGGTCAAGGACGGCGACGACGGCGCGTGGACGGAGATCCTGCCGCGCACCCGCCTGCAGCCCGACACCGACCACCGGTTCGTCCTGCCGGAACCCGCGGTCGGCACGCACGCGCGCGTGGACATCTATCCGGACGGCGGCATCTCCCGCCTGCGCCTGTTCGGCTCGCTGACGGAGGAGGGCGCGCGCCGCCTCACGGCCCGCCATCAGGAGCTGGGCGGCTGA
- a CDS encoding SelT/SelW/SelH family protein yields the protein MRHAVEIEYCTRCRWLPRAAWLAQELLTTFEAELAHLSLKPGTGGVFVVRVDGEVVWDRRAQGFPEPTAVKRLVRDRVAPGRTLGHSDRPEVSP from the coding sequence ATGAGACACGCCGTGGAGATCGAGTACTGCACCCGGTGCCGCTGGCTGCCCCGCGCGGCCTGGCTGGCGCAGGAGTTGCTGACGACCTTCGAGGCGGAGCTCGCGCACCTGTCGCTGAAGCCCGGCACGGGCGGCGTGTTCGTCGTCCGGGTCGACGGCGAGGTCGTCTGGGACCGCCGTGCGCAGGGCTTTCCGGAGCCCACCGCGGTGAAGCGGCTGGTGCGCGACCGAGTGGCCCCGGGGCGGACCCTGGGCCACTCGGACCGTCCGGAGGTCAGCCCCTGA